Proteins encoded within one genomic window of Episyrphus balteatus chromosome 1, idEpiBalt1.1, whole genome shotgun sequence:
- the LOC129907077 gene encoding uncharacterized protein LOC129907077 → MGPLCPGLMMNAGKHMQLNRKHTKRRCTEGPELPMSSTCGIEQRNIRRKKRQHEKEAIVEIEGCYNRNDVRKFYQKVKRTSQGYKPRTEVCKDQQGNIVVETQTMLRIWKDHFCNLYNGDDEANPAQRQIAPFNIDDEGQHFRPPDLGEVKAVISKLKSNKTAGAAELFKAPGDDLVRSMHQLNCRIWSERSMPTEWNLSIVPDP, encoded by the coding sequence ATGGGCCCACTGTGTCCTGGTTTGATGATGAATGCTGGCAAGCACATGCAGCTAAACAGAAAGCATACGAAGCGGCGCTGCACAGAAGGACCAGAGCTGCCAATGAGCTCTACATGCGGAATAGAACAGAGGAACATCAGAAGAAAAAAGAGGCAACACGAGAAAGAAGCGATCGTGGAAATAGAGGGATGCTATAACAGGAATGATGTTCGTAAGTTTTACCAGAAGGTAAAAAGAACATCTCAGGGGTATAAACCTAGAACTGAAGTCTGTAAAGACCAACAGGGAAACATCGTAGTAGAGACGCAAACGATGCTGAGAATATGGAAAGATCACTTCTGCAATCTCTACAATGGCGATGATGAAGCCAACCCCGCCCAAAGACAGATTGCACCATTCAATATCGACGATGAAGGCCAACATTTCCGTCCCCCCGACCTGGGAGAAGTGAAGGCAGTCATATCCAAGCTTAAGTCAAACAAAACCGCTGGAGCTGCCGAACTATTTAAAGCACCAGGAGATGACCTGGTTAGGAGTATGCACCAGCTCAACTGCCGAATATGGTCGGAGAGAAGCATGCCCACAGAATGGAATCTCAGCATCGTGCCCGATCCTTAA